CAGATTAGGAAAAAAATATAGTCTTTTAAGCGTTCATTCTGCTGATGTTTTTTACAGCAATCGTTCAATTCCAGATACAATATCTGAAACTCAAAGCGATATAGTGGACGCTGAAAGTTTTGCTATTTTTGCTGTAGCTAAAAAGTTTGATAAAAAGGCTGCTGCTGTTTTACAAATAAGTGATAATTTACCAAAAATGGAATATTCTGATTCTATTACTAGAGAACAAAAATTCACAGATATTTTTGAAATAGCTTTGGATATGATAGCTCAAGACAATTTTCTTTAAAAAAAATAATAAATGCTTTTATATTGAATGGCATTTTTATTTTCCACAAAAAAATGGAAATTTTTTCATTTTTTGAGTATTTTTATAATCAAAATATAATTTTTGTAACATTAATTTACATATTTATAATTAAAAACATTAAGGACAAAATTATGAAAAGAAAGTTGAATTTTTTTCTTGGTGCATTAACTATTAGTTCACTATTATCAGTTTCTGTGCTCTCTTCATCTTGTATTTTTAAAAAAACAAGTGATAATGAAACAAAAAATGATGATTTAGACAAATTAATTCCTCAACAACCTAACATAGAAACCAAAAAATCATCTAATTCAGTTGAGGATAAAGGTAATCTTTCTAGTAGGTTAGAAAAAGAAAAAGATATGCCAAGAGGCAATTCAGATAAATCTCCAGAAACATCTGCACCAGAAACTCCTAAAATAACCAATACTCCAGAAACTCAATTAACCCCTGCTCCTGAGAAAAAACATGATAATTCAACAGAATCTAGTGATGAAGAAATTAGTTCAAAAACTAAAAAAGAAAGCGATGTTCTTGGAATAGATAATGATAATTCTGATTCTTCTCATAAAAATGAAGCTCCTAATAATTCAAAGAATGAAAATGAATCTGATGATAGCAGTAGCAAACCTCCAATTAGTGAAAATCAAAATAATTCTTCATTAGAGCCATTATCTGATGATTTACAGTTAGAAGACAATCAAACTATTTTTGTAAGACCACCTTTTTATGCAAGATTTTCTATAAATAATACAAACAAATTTATAGGTACTTTTTTTAATCATTTAGATTCTCCAGGTTATAGCAGTAAAACCATTAACGAAAATAAAGCTAATTTAGACGATTATCGAATTAAAGGTTCTCAAGGAGCTCAAGAAATATCAGAATTTTTAGCTATTAAAGAAACTTTTGATTATTTTGATAAAAAATATAACGATAATTTATTAATTTATGGTGGAGATACAAACATTAAAAGTGTTAATTATTTTTTGGCCACAAAATTTGTTAATGATCAAACTAAAATACAATCTACTCTAGATATTAATCAAGATATGACAAAAAAAAGTAAATTTGGTGAACAATTTATAACTTCTTTAGGTAAAAATAAGCGAAAAGGCAATTATAGTGAACAATATGACAAAATGTTTTTTATAAATAATGATAAAGATATTTTTGTTCCTAAAATTATTAATGAAGAATCTAAGGATTTTAAAATAGACATTTATAAAGCATTTCAATATTATGTTAAAAAAGAAAAATTGAAACAAATGAATGGTTGAAATGTTGAAAATAATGGAAAGAAAGATTTTGAAGTAGTTAGAAATTTAATTTCTGATCATGCTCCTGTTTTTACA
The genomic region above belongs to Mycoplasma tauri and contains:
- a CDS encoding exonuclease/endonuclease/phosphatase family protein, with the protein product MKRKLNFFLGALTISSLLSVSVLSSSCIFKKTSDNETKNDDLDKLIPQQPNIETKKSSNSVEDKGNLSSRLEKEKDMPRGNSDKSPETSAPETPKITNTPETQLTPAPEKKHDNSTESSDEEISSKTKKESDVLGIDNDNSDSSHKNEAPNNSKNENESDDSSSKPPISENQNNSSLEPLSDDLQLEDNQTIFVRPPFYARFSINNTNKFIGTFFNHLDSPGYSSKTINENKANLDDYRIKGSQGAQEISEFLAIKETFDYFDKKYNDNLLIYGGDTNIKSVNYFLATKFVNDQTKIQSTLDINQDMTKKSKFGEQFITSLGKNKRKGNYSEQYDKMFFINNDKDIFVPKIINEESKDFKIDIYKAFQYYVKKEKLKQMNGWNVENNGKKDFEVVRNLISDHAPVFTDVKVNFDIKTVNVHGDVDTTDIKISKPENTIRIAHWNILNYGNNDSKAFALANIIYKSGFDIVGLTEVNYGSGEDVKLITDNLNSLANENGRFKFVYQPAKDSKIPKSLLDSKKFGEKQQEQVAVIYDSKNFKFKTSETFQKVIPYYY